From Pyramidobacter piscolens W5455:
TTGGCGAAAACGCCGAAGGGGGAGATGGCAAGATGCATGCCACGGAAAAAATCCTCGCCGCCCACGCCGGACGCGCGTCCGTCGCGGCAGGCGAGATCGTCAACTGCACGGTCGACGTGGCCGGGATCAACGACCTGTATCTGCAGACCGTGCGCTCGTTTTTCGAGATCGGCGGCGTCACAGTCCATTCGCCGCAGAACGTGGTGATGTTCCTCGACCACTACGCGCCGGCCTCGTCGATCCAGCAGGCCGACAACCAAAAACAGTTCCGCGAATTCTGCGACGCGCAGAACATCGCCAACCTCATGGACGTGAACGAAGGCGTCTGCCACCAGATCTGCGTGGACAAGGGATTTTCGCGCCCCGGGCGCCTGATGGTGATCACCGACTCGCACACCACCACTCACGGCGCGCTGGGGGCGTTCGGGACCGGCGTCGGTGCCACCGACATGGCCGCGATCCTGATCTCCGGGCAGCTGTGGTTCCGCGTGCCCGAAGTGATAAAAATCGTCCTCGACGGTGCGCCGCGCAAAGGCGTGTTCGCCAAGGACGCGATTTTGCACGTCATCGGCGCGCTCGGAGCGGATTACGGCGTGTACAAGGTGATCGAGTTCTGCGGCGAAGCGGTCGCGGACATGCCGCTGTCGGAACGGCTGACGTTGTGCAACATGACCACCGAGATCGGCGCCAAGACGGCGTGGATCCAACCGGACGAAATCACCTTCGCCCACATGGAACGTCTCGGCGTCGGCGACTACGTTGTGTACGAGACCGACCCCGATTACCGCTACGCGGCGGAGCATCGTTTCGACCTCGGCGCGCTCGAGTCGCAGATCGCCGAGCCTGACAGCGTCGACAACGTGCATCCGATTTCGCACGGCGCCGGCACGAAGATCCAGCAGGCGTTCCTCGGCACCTGCACGGGCGGCCGCTTCGAAGACCTGGAAATCGCCGCGCGCATCGTCAAGGGACGGAAAGTGCCGCGCGGCACGCGCTTCGTCGTCGTGCCGGCCAGCCGCAAAACGCTGCTCGAAGCCGTCAAAAGCGGCGTCATGGAGACGCTCGTCGAAGCGGGCGCCACGTTCGTCACGCCCGGCTGCGCCGCCTGCCTGGGCACGCACGAGGGCATGCTCGCGGCGGGCGAGAACTGCATCAGCTCTTCCAGCCGCAACTTCCCCGGGCGCATGGGCAGCGCCGAGGCGCGCATCTACCTTGGCTCTCCCGCCGCTGTGGCGGCCGCGGCGATCGCCGGCGAGATCGTCGATCCCGCCGAATTCCTGTGATCAGGAGGCCTCCCATGGAAAAAATCATTTCCGGCCGCGCCAGCGTCTTCGGCAGCAACATCGACACCGATCAGATCTATCCCGGACGCTTCCTCTCCGAGACCGATCCCGACGACGTGAAGCGCCACGCCATGGCCGGCGCCGACCCCGACTTTGCGGAAAACTTCCAGCCCGGCGGTCTGATCGTCGCCGGCACGAACTTCGGCTGCGGCTCGTCGCGCGAACACGCCGCCGTCGCCCTCAAGGCCGCCGGCGTCAGCGCCGTCGTCGCCGAATCCTTCGCGCGCATCTTCTTCCGCAACGGCGTCAACCTCGGCATTCCGCTCGTGACCTGTGCGGGCGTTTCCCAAAAAGTCAAAGACGGCGACCGCCTTGTGCTCGACCTTTCCCGCTCGCTCCTGAAAAACGAGACCAGTGGCGAGGAACTGCCCTGCGAACCCGTCGGCGATTACGCTTTGACGATCCTCGAAGCCGGCGGCATCAAGCTGCTGCTGAAAGAGCTCTACGGCCGGCGCTGAAACGGGCGTTTGGGTACGAAAAAACCGGCCCCTGCGGCAGGGCCGGTTCAATTTTTCGAAAAAACTACTCGCCTTTGGCGAGGGCGATGTTTTTGGACACGGTGGAGATCATGCGGGCGATGTCGGTCTTGCGCACCCAGGAGATCACCACATCGTCGCCGGAGACGCCGGCGGTGCTGATGCGGAGCCTGCCGAAGAAAAAGCCGCGCTCGCCGCGGATGGAGTTGATCTTGCCGTAGGGGAAAATGCGGTCGTCGCTGCCGTAAACGATGCCCGAATCGAGCACCATGAAGCGGCGGTTGGTCGCCACGACGAGCACGGTGTTCTTCCTGCCGTCATAGCCGCTGGTCAGGAACTCGATCACTTCGCCTTCGTCGAGGATCTTGGGCAGGGCGCGGCGTTCTTTTGCGGTGAACCACTTGTGATAGGGGCCGATTTTACGCAGCTGCTCGCGAATGACTTCTTTCGATACTGGCATGGGAAAATCCCTCCTGAAAATATACTGGATTGGATGACGAAGAAGATTCATTTTTTTGTTCAGGGCATGAAAATCCTTCGTAAAATTATACCCTCGATTTCGAAATTTGAGAACCTGCATCGCCTTTTTTCGAGAGGGAGGAAAGGGAAACGGGAACGCGGAGCCGACTGTCCGACGACGGCCGGCTCCGCGTTTTTTTATCCGCGGTCTCTCGCGTCCAGAGCGTCCATCCAGCGGCAGATCGTGTCCAGCGCCAGCTCGGTGTCGCCGCAGCTGCAGTGGTCGCCGGCCCCTTCGCGGTCGGTGAAGAGGCGGAAGGTGAGCGAGCGCGCGTTTTTCAGCAGCGCGATCTCTTTGCCGATCAGCGTGTAGGGGATCATGATGTCGCGCTGCGCGCCGAGGATGAGCACGTCCTGATCGATTTTTCCCGCGACGGG
This genomic window contains:
- a CDS encoding 3-isopropylmalate dehydratase large subunit, translating into MHATEKILAAHAGRASVAAGEIVNCTVDVAGINDLYLQTVRSFFEIGGVTVHSPQNVVMFLDHYAPASSIQQADNQKQFREFCDAQNIANLMDVNEGVCHQICVDKGFSRPGRLMVITDSHTTTHGALGAFGTGVGATDMAAILISGQLWFRVPEVIKIVLDGAPRKGVFAKDAILHVIGALGADYGVYKVIEFCGEAVADMPLSERLTLCNMTTEIGAKTAWIQPDEITFAHMERLGVGDYVVYETDPDYRYAAEHRFDLGALESQIAEPDSVDNVHPISHGAGTKIQQAFLGTCTGGRFEDLEIAARIVKGRKVPRGTRFVVVPASRKTLLEAVKSGVMETLVEAGATFVTPGCAACLGTHEGMLAAGENCISSSSRNFPGRMGSAEARIYLGSPAAVAAAAIAGEIVDPAEFL
- a CDS encoding 3-isopropylmalate dehydratase small subunit — encoded protein: MEKIISGRASVFGSNIDTDQIYPGRFLSETDPDDVKRHAMAGADPDFAENFQPGGLIVAGTNFGCGSSREHAAVALKAAGVSAVVAESFARIFFRNGVNLGIPLVTCAGVSQKVKDGDRLVLDLSRSLLKNETSGEELPCEPVGDYALTILEAGGIKLLLKELYGRR
- a CDS encoding PH domain-containing protein; this translates as MPVSKEVIREQLRKIGPYHKWFTAKERRALPKILDEGEVIEFLTSGYDGRKNTVLVVATNRRFMVLDSGIVYGSDDRIFPYGKINSIRGERGFFFGRLRISTAGVSGDDVVISWVRKTDIARMISTVSKNIALAKGE